A segment of the Pseudoliparis swirei isolate HS2019 ecotype Mariana Trench chromosome 4, NWPU_hadal_v1, whole genome shotgun sequence genome:
tcatcacttagttccctCTGATCTGTTTAGTCTTTAGTTCCAGCCttcatcacttagttccctctgatgttcatcacttagttccctctgatcttcatcacttagttcccgctgatgttcatcacttagttccctctgaccttcatcacttagttccctctgaccttcatcacttagttccctctgacgttcatcacttagttccctctggccttcatcacttagttccctctgatcttcatcacttagttccctctgatcttcatcacttagttccctctgaccttcatcacttagttccctctgatgttcatcacttagttccctctgatcttcatcacttagttccctctgatgttcatcacttagttccctCTGATGTTCATCATTTAGTTCCCTCTGATGttcatcacttagttccctctgatgttcatcacttagttccctctgaccttcatcacttagttccctttgatgttcatcacttagttccctctgatgttcatcacttagttccctctgacgttcatcacttagttccctctgatgttcatcacttagttccctCTGACCTTCATCACTTAGTTCCCCCTGACCttcatcacttagttccctctgaccttcatcacttagttccctctgatcttcatcacttagttccctctgatcttcatcacttagttccctctgaccttcatcacttagttccctctgatgttcatcacttagttccctctgatcttcatcacttagttccctctgatgttcatcacttagttccctctgatgttcatcacttagttccctctgatgttcatcacttagttccctctgaccttcatcacttagttccctttgatgttcatcacttagttccctctgatgttcatcacttagttccctctgacgttcatcacttagttccctctgatgttcatcacttagttccctCTGATGTTCATCAGTTAGTTCGGTCTGACCttcatcacttagttccctctgatgttcatcacttagttccctctgatgttcatcacttagttccctctgaccttcatcacttagttccctctgatgttcatcacttagttccctctgatgttcatcacttagttccctctgaccttcatcacttagttccctctgaccttcatcacttagttccctctgatgttcatcacttagttccctctgatgttcatcacttagttccctctgaccttcatcacttagttccctctgatgttcatcacttagttccctctgatgttcatcacttagttccctctgacgttcatcacttagttccctctgaccttcatcacttagttccctctgaccttcatcacttagttccctctgacgttcatcacttagttccctCTGACCTTCATCACTTAGTTACCTCTGATGttcatcacttagttccctctgaccttcatcacttagttccctctgatgttcatcacttagttccctctgaccttcatcacttagttccctctgatgttcatcacttagttccctctgaccttcatcacttagttccctctgatgttcatcacttagttccctctgaccttcatcacttagttccctctgatgttcatcacttagttccctctgaccttcatgctcgtggtctcgtggttcCCTCAGCCGGCGTGGTGGACCTGAAGCTCTGCAGCATCCGGGACATGGAGGTGATCGAGCTGAGCAAGCGGGCGAGCGGCCAGGCCTTCGAGGTCATCCTGATGCCGCCCACCTTCGACGGCGGCCCCGAGCTCCGGGCGACCACGCCGCCCCGCCTGAAGCCGTCTCTGGAGGAGATCCAGAAGAAACTGGACGCCGcccaggagaggaggaaggtgcGTGACCACAAACCAATCCTGTGATCGTGTTTGCTCATCGGCACAAAGGCCGAGCGGGTCCTTCATCTTGCAGACGTTGGTCAGGAACGGAACTGGACGGACAAAGTGACGACTCGTGTAAACGCAGGGGCTCCACACTCGTTCCCTGAGGAACCCCACATGCTGTTTCCAGTGTTTCTCCACATTTATGGAGGAACAACATTAAAGTCACAACCCTCCCTTGGAGTCGGGCTCCTGGTTTGAGGGTCTTCTGACGTTTGGGGACACGTCCAGCGTGGTCCAATCAGAAATGATGTGAGCACAGGATATGGCCACAGAGCAGTCAGCAGGCTTCGTTGTGAGGCCTGCGTGTGAAAGTGGTAGAACATGATTCTGTAGTGAAAGCAGaactcaaacaggaagtagctcGCTGTAAATCCCCCTCTGTCGCCCCCTAgtgtcaggaggcggagctgctGAAGCACCTGGCCGAGAGAAGGGAGCACGAGCGAGAAGTCGCTCAGAAAGCTCTGACCAAAGAGC
Coding sequences within it:
- the LOC130192177 gene encoding stathmin-4-like isoform X3 — translated: MTLAAYREKMRELPLVSLFCSCILPQPRDHKKEAGVVDLKLCSIRDMEVIELSKRASGQAFEVILMPPTFDGGPELRATTPPRLKPSLEEIQKKLDAAQERRKCQEAELLKHLAERREHEREVAQKALTKERQEHRADADKEQRQMHLNASQERLEVS
- the LOC130192177 gene encoding stathmin-4-like isoform X2; this encodes MTLAAYREKMRELPLVSLFCSCILPQPRDHKKEAGVVDLKLCSIRDMEVIELSKRASGQAFEVILMPPTFDGGPELRATTPPRLKPSLEEIQKKLDAAQERRKCQEAELLKHLAERREHEREVAQKALTKERQEHRADADKEQRQMHLNASQERLEDKHSVEVS